CGACGGAGCTGAGTCGCGGTCAACGCCAGCGGGTGACGATCGCCCGGCTGTTGCTCGGCGATCCGCAAGTGCTGTTCCTCGACGAACCGACGACCGGACTGGACCCGAGCGCGGCGAAGGCGCTCCGGAATCAGTTAGCGGGCCTGGCTTCGGAGGGGCGAACCCTCTGTTACTCGACGCACAACCTCTACGAGGCCGAACTCCTCGCGGACGAACTCGTGGTCATCAAAGACGGGCGGGCCGTTGCCCACGGACCGAAAGACGAACTCGTCGGGCGCCTCAGAGGGGAGGGGGCGCGGGAGATCCGCATCGAGGCCGCCGTGGACCCCGAGACGTTCACCGAAATCGGGGTCGAGGCGCGTGACGTGCGGGACGGCTGGGTCGTGACGCTCCCGGCAGAGTGGTCCGTGAGCGATCTCGTCACGTCGCTCGTCGGGCACGGCGTCGCCATCGAAGCCGTCCACGAGGAGGAGGCGTCCCTCGAAGAACTGTACAGTCTGCTGACCGAGGACGAGGAGGTGAGGGCCCGA
The Salinilacihabitans rarus DNA segment above includes these coding regions:
- a CDS encoding ABC transporter ATP-binding protein — translated: MAPVEIDDVRLSYGDVTALDGLSMAFDPGFNVVLGPNGAGKTTLFRVGAGLLPPDGGDVTIDGTDPFADPSVKTRIGYLPHGTPLNGQLTVRENLDYWGRVLGLDARTRAERIERTTATMVVDGLLDRSATELSRGQRQRVTIARLLLGDPQVLFLDEPTTGLDPSAAKALRNQLAGLASEGRTLCYSTHNLYEAELLADELVVIKDGRAVAHGPKDELVGRLRGEGAREIRIEAAVDPETFTEIGVEARDVRDGWVVTLPAEWSVSDLVTSLVGHGVAIEAVHEEEASLEELYSLLTEDEEVRAR